CAGGCCGCCGGCGATCGTGGGCTGGATACGCGCGCCGAGCGCGATGAGTCCGACGATGCCCATCACGATGCCCGCGAGCGCGCCGATGATGCCGCGCGCCAGCTTGTGCACGGGCGGGTTGCGCTGGGCGATCTGCTTCGGCAGCCGGCGCAGCACGAGCACGAAGACCACGACGACGATGGTCTCGACCAGGGCCTGCGTGAGCGCGAGGTCGGGTGCGCCGGCCATGCCGAACAGCAGCACGAGCCCGTAGCCCGTGACGCTGACGAGCAGCACGGCGGTCATGCGCTGGCGCACGGTGGCCGCGGCGACGGCGGCGATCGCCATCACGAAGGCGAGAAACGGCTGCGACGGGTAGTCCCAGGGCCGCAGCTCGTCGGGCCACGTCGTGTTCATGATCGACGCGGCGCCGAGGCCGCCGATGAACACCGTGATGATGATCGCGAGGTAGCCGGGCAGCCCGCGGTGCTGGATGGCCGTCGTGACGGATGCCGCGACCCGGTCGACGACCGACACGATGCCGAGGTATCCCCGGGCCGAGTCGACCACGGGGGAGACCGCCGCCTGCAGGCGTGCGATCCGACGGCGCTCCCACACGAGCAGGCCGCCGAGCGCGAAGACCACCAGCGAGAGGTACAGCGCCGGCTCGAGGCCGTGCCAGAGTGCGAGGTGGTAGGCCTCGGAGCCCGGCAGCTCGTCGGCGTAGGCGGTGAGCAGCGGTTCGATGAACCCGATCGCGAACGCGAACACGATACTCGCGGCCGAGAGGATGCCCGGCGCGATGCCGATCGCCCGGCTCGGTGCGTGCAGCGGCGTGGGGTCGAGGCCCTCGCGGGTGAAGAACGCGCCCCACACGAACCGCACCGAGTAGGCCACGGTGAGCACCGAGCCGAGGAACGCGCCCACGAGGGCGATCCACGCCCACGGCTCCGAGGCGGCGACGGCCTCGAGGAACGCCGTGAACACGGCCTCCTTCGCGACGAAGCCGAGCAGTGGCGGGAGGCCCGCCATGGAGGCGGCGGCGACGATGGCGATGGTCGCGATCACCGGCATCCGTCGTCCGAGCGCTGAGAGCCTGCGCCAGTCGCGGGTGCCGGCCGAGTGGTCGACGATGCCCACCACGAGGAAGAGCGAGGCCTTGAACAGCGCGTGCGCGAGCAGCAGCGCAACCCCCGCGAGCGCGGCGTCGCGGGTGCCGAACCCGGTCACGAGCACGAGGAAGCCGAGCTGGCTGACGGTGCCGTAGGCGAGCAGCAGCTTCAGGTCGTACTGACGCAGGGCGCGCCATCCGCCCACCAGCATCGTGAGCACGCCGAGCACGATGACGATCGGATGCCACACCTCGAGGTCGGCGTAGCCGGGGGCCAGCCGCGCGACGAGGTAGACGCCCGCCTTGACCATGGCGGCGGCGTGGAGATAGGCCGACACGGGGGTGGGTGCGGCCATCGCGGCGGGCAGCCAGAAGTGGAAGGGCACCAGCGCGCTCTTCGAGATCGCACCGACGAGCACGAGCGCGATCGCCCATTCCCCGGCCGTGCCCGTGACGGGATGCGCGACGAGCTCGGACAGCGAGCTCGTCCCTGCGGCGGCCACGAGCACGACGAGCCCCACGAGCATGGCGAGGCCGCCGAACGTGGTCACGGTGAGCGCCTGCAGCGCCGCACCGCGGCTCTCCTTGCGGCCGGTGTAGTGCCCGATCAGGAGGTACGAGAGCACGCTCGTCGCCTCCCAGAAGATGAAGAGGAGGAACACGTCGTCGGCGGTGACGAGGCCGAGCATCACGCCCGCGAAGGCGAGCAGCAGCGAGGCGAACCGCCCGAGCGCGGGCTCGTCGTCGGCGAAGTAGTGCGTGCAGTAGAGGAGCACCAGGGCGCCGACGCCGGTGACGATGAGCGCGAGCAGCAGCGCGAGCGCGTCGAGTCGGAACGACAGGGCCAGGTCGAGCTGCGGCACCCAGGGCACGAACTCGACCACCGGGTCCCCCGCGAGCACGCCAGGGAGCCAGGTGAGCAGCAGCACGAACACGGCGGCCGGCAGCAGCGCGATGACCGCGAAGACCCGGCGCCCGAGCAACCTCGCGGCGAGCGGCGTCAGCAACGCGACGGCGGCGAACGCAGCGAGGCAGGCGATCATCCACACTCCTCGCGCTCGCACCGTTCCGTCCTGCAAGTCTACCGAGCGGGTTCCGCGGCGCCCGGGGCGAGTCGTATGCCGAGAGCGGAATCGAGAGGGTTGACGGATGCCGCGAGCGGGACAGAGCGGGACCGTGGTCGTGACCCGGGCAGGATGGAGGCATGCCAATTCTCATCTCCGCCGACGAGCTCGCCCGACGTCTCGAGGAGGAGCGCGCGGGGCGCGCGGACTCGCACACGGTGGTGCTCGACGTGCGGTGGAGCCTCGCGGTGCCCGACGGGCGCCCGGCGTTCCGCGCCGGGCACGTGCCCGGCGCCGTCTACGTCGACCTCGACCACGAGCTCGCCGACCACGACGCGATCGGGGAGGGGCGGCATCCGCTGCCGTCGGAGGGCGCGTTCACCGCGGCGATGCGGCGCTGGGGCCTCCACGAGGGCGACACCGCCGTGGTCATGGACGACCTCGGCAACCAGTCGGCCGCTCGCGCCTGGTGGCTGCTGCGGCACGCGGGCTTCGCCGACGTGCGGATGATCGACGGCGGCCTCGCCGCCTGGGTCGCGGCGGGGCGTGGGCTCGCCACGGGGGACGTCGCGCCGGAACCCGGCGACGCCACCGCGCACTTCGGTGCGATGCCGGTGATCGACGCCGACGGCGCCGCGGAGTTGCCCGCGCACGGCGTGCTGCTCGACGCCCGGGCTGCCGAGCGCTACCGCGGCGAGGTCGAGCCGATCGATCCGCGCGCCGGCCACGTCCCCGGCGCACGGTCACTTCCGACCGCCGGCAACCTCGACGCCGACGGGCGGTTCCTGCCGCCCGCGGTGCTGCGCGCGCGCTTCGCCGAGGTCGGGATCGTGACCGGCACCCCTGCCGCGGCGTACTGCGGCTCGGGCGTGACCGCCGCACACGAGGTCGCGGCGCTCGCGCTGGCGGGCGTCGACGCGGCGCTCTACGCCGGCTCGTGGAGCCAGTGGTCGAACCAGGACGAGCGGCCCGTCGCGACCGGCGCCGAACCCGGCTGAGTCACTCGGGGCGGTGACCCACCGCGATCAACGTCGCCAGGTCGACGCGCTGCACGTCGTCCTCGGCGATCGCCGCGAGGAATCGCTCGCGCACGTCTGCCCGCGCCTCCTCGTCGAGGCCGGAGAGCATGGCGCGCATGCCCGTGCCCTGCACCAGCCTCCACGCGAGGTCGGGCGTGAGGTCGACGTGGCGCTGCACCGCGTCGGCGCGCACCCCGACGAGCCCGAGCTCGGTGAGCCAGTGCGCGAGGGTGCCCGCGGTATCGGGGATCGCGGTGGCGTGGTCGCCGGGCTCGTCATCGCCGGGGTCGTGATCGCCGGGGTCGCCGGGGTCGCCGGTGTGGTCGTCCGTTTCGCCGTCGCCGCGATCGCCCGCCTCGGCGCCATGCTCCTCGGACAGCGCAGCCGCGACCAGCTCCGGCAGCGGCTCGAGCGCGCCCTTCGCCCACGCGGTGATCGCCACCCGCCCGCCGGGACGTGCCCGCTCGATCAGGTGCCGCGTGGCCGCGTCGAGCTCGGCGAACCGCTCGAGGCCCAGCACGCACTGCACGAGGTCGTAGCCCGTCGGCTCCCACGCGGTGACGTCGTCGACGTGCAACCGCAGCTGCGGCATCCGCTCGCCCGCTCGTTCGCGAGCCAGCGCGACGCGCGACGCGTCGTCATCGACGGCGTCGACGAGGCCGCCGATCCCGACGAGCTCCGCGGTGGGCAGGGCCGACGCCCCGTCGCCGCAGCACGCGTCGAGGACGCGTTCGTCGAAGCGTGGATGCGACCGTGAGACGGCCGCGGTCGAGATCGGATCCCAGAGCACCCCATCGAGTTCCGCCGACGAGGCCGCCGCGTCGACGGACTCCTCAGCGAAATCGGGTACGGTCGTCGTGTCCCCCATCTGCCCATTGTCGCCCTGATCTGGTGGAAATCGCAGATTCAGGCAATCGAGATGTGGAACGGGCAGACTTGGACCTTCGTGTTCCCAAATCGAAACGAGCATCTTCACATGAACCGTGCCCTGCGCCGCGCCGCGCCCGTCGCGCTGGTCTCCGCCGCCGCCCTGCTCCTCGCGGGCTGTGCAGGCAGCACCAGCCCCGAAGCCTCCAAGACGCCGACCGCAGAGGCGGCCGAATGCATGGACCTGTCGTCGGGCGACCTCAGCGACGGCGTGACGGTCGAGGGTGACTTCGGCACCTCGCCGACCGCCACCTTCACCACGCCGCTCGAGGCCGACGAGCTCGAGCGCACCGTCGTCATCGAGGGCGATGGCGAGACCACGAAGGCGGGCGACGACGTCAACGCCATCGTGAGCGCCTACTCGGGCACCTCGGGCGAGCAGGTCTTCTCGCAGCCCGCCACGATCACCGCCGGCGACGACACCGTATTCGAGGCGTTCCTCGCGGGCATCGACTGCGTGCCGACCGGGTCGCGCACCGTGACCATCGCCCCCGCCTCGACGCTCTACGGCGACCAGGGCAACGAGACCATCGGCGTCGCGCCCGGCGAGACCCTGGTCATCGTCGTCGACGTGCAGGAGCCGCTGAAGCCCGCCGAGTGGACCGAGAACGTGCCCGACGTCAAGTTCGGCGCCGAGGGCGAGGCGCCCACCGTGACGCTGCCCGACACCGCGCCGCCCGCCGAGTACCAGCTGAAGGTGCTCGAGGAGGGTGACGGCGACGTCGTGCAGTCGGGCGACAACGTGACCCTGCACTATCAGGGCACCAGCTGGGACACCAAGCAGGTCTTCGACCAGAGCTACGGCGGCGACCCCGCCCAGTTCTCCACCGACCAGGTCATCCAGGGCTTCGGCGCCGCACTGGTCGGGCAGAAGGTCGGCACCAAGCTGATCGTCACCATCCCGCCGCAGTACGCGTACGGCACGGACTCCTCGGGCGGCGAGCTGGCCGGCCAGACGCTGGTCTTCCTCGTCGAGATCCAGGACACCGCGCCGGCGACCGACGCGAAGTAGCCGACACGACGTGGGGGCCCGGGCGAGTGATCGCCCGGGCCCTTTCGCGTTCCCTCGC
This DNA window, taken from Agromyces sp. 3263, encodes the following:
- a CDS encoding Na+/H+ antiporter subunit A, producing MIACLAAFAAVALLTPLAARLLGRRVFAVIALLPAAVFVLLLTWLPGVLAGDPVVEFVPWVPQLDLALSFRLDALALLLALIVTGVGALVLLYCTHYFADDEPALGRFASLLLAFAGVMLGLVTADDVFLLFIFWEATSVLSYLLIGHYTGRKESRGAALQALTVTTFGGLAMLVGLVVLVAAAGTSSLSELVAHPVTGTAGEWAIALVLVGAISKSALVPFHFWLPAAMAAPTPVSAYLHAAAMVKAGVYLVARLAPGYADLEVWHPIVIVLGVLTMLVGGWRALRQYDLKLLLAYGTVSQLGFLVLVTGFGTRDAALAGVALLLAHALFKASLFLVVGIVDHSAGTRDWRRLSALGRRMPVIATIAIVAAASMAGLPPLLGFVAKEAVFTAFLEAVAASEPWAWIALVGAFLGSVLTVAYSVRFVWGAFFTREGLDPTPLHAPSRAIGIAPGILSAASIVFAFAIGFIEPLLTAYADELPGSEAYHLALWHGLEPALYLSLVVFALGGLLVWERRRIARLQAAVSPVVDSARGYLGIVSVVDRVAASVTTAIQHRGLPGYLAIIITVFIGGLGAASIMNTTWPDELRPWDYPSQPFLAFVMAIAAVAAATVRQRMTAVLLVSVTGYGLVLLFGMAGAPDLALTQALVETIVVVVFVLVLRRLPKQIAQRNPPVHKLARGIIGALAGIVMGIVGLIALGARIQPTIAGGLPALALEAHGKNIVNVMLVDLRAWDTLGEISVLVAVATGVASLIFVSGRTGGAPRLDDLDDDVAPVNRRERLQPVPEPASSIRAPRTSLADTDGETDAAADAASTRQTWLLAGRTLSPRNRSILIEVLVRLLFHPAIIVSVYLLFVGHNAPGGGFAGGLLAGLALVARYLAGGRYELGEAAPVDAGRLLGTGLLLAAGTATASLFFGGIPLESAWFEAEVPVLGTLSIGTSTLFDIGVYLVVVGLVLDILRSLGGEVDRQEELAGDEGEEGGDLDSGGRDAASGIDAVEQGEGPELAEELAR
- a CDS encoding sulfurtransferase, which translates into the protein MPILISADELARRLEEERAGRADSHTVVLDVRWSLAVPDGRPAFRAGHVPGAVYVDLDHELADHDAIGEGRHPLPSEGAFTAAMRRWGLHEGDTAVVMDDLGNQSAARAWWLLRHAGFADVRMIDGGLAAWVAAGRGLATGDVAPEPGDATAHFGAMPVIDADGAAELPAHGVLLDARAAERYRGEVEPIDPRAGHVPGARSLPTAGNLDADGRFLPPAVLRARFAEVGIVTGTPAAAYCGSGVTAAHEVAALALAGVDAALYAGSWSQWSNQDERPVATGAEPG
- a CDS encoding class I SAM-dependent methyltransferase, whose protein sequence is MGDTTTVPDFAEESVDAAASSAELDGVLWDPISTAAVSRSHPRFDERVLDACCGDGASALPTAELVGIGGLVDAVDDDASRVALARERAGERMPQLRLHVDDVTAWEPTGYDLVQCVLGLERFAELDAATRHLIERARPGGRVAITAWAKGALEPLPELVAAALSEEHGAEAGDRGDGETDDHTGDPGDPGDHDPGDDEPGDHATAIPDTAGTLAHWLTELGLVGVRADAVQRHVDLTPDLAWRLVQGTGMRAMLSGLDEEARADVRERFLAAIAEDDVQRVDLATLIAVGHRPE
- a CDS encoding FKBP-type peptidyl-prolyl cis-trans isomerase, which produces MNRALRRAAPVALVSAAALLLAGCAGSTSPEASKTPTAEAAECMDLSSGDLSDGVTVEGDFGTSPTATFTTPLEADELERTVVIEGDGETTKAGDDVNAIVSAYSGTSGEQVFSQPATITAGDDTVFEAFLAGIDCVPTGSRTVTIAPASTLYGDQGNETIGVAPGETLVIVVDVQEPLKPAEWTENVPDVKFGAEGEAPTVTLPDTAPPAEYQLKVLEEGDGDVVQSGDNVTLHYQGTSWDTKQVFDQSYGGDPAQFSTDQVIQGFGAALVGQKVGTKLIVTIPPQYAYGTDSSGGELAGQTLVFLVEIQDTAPATDAK